The following are encoded in a window of Colletotrichum lupini chromosome 3, complete sequence genomic DNA:
- a CDS encoding short-chain dehydrogenase, which yields MTDKSQFEEGYKVPVTDQSFPGKEGKLPVTPLFDRVPTADGGSKLYQAAGKLEGLKAVITGGDSGIGRATAILFAMEGADSLIAYLPDEEEDAQETKKRVESYGRKCHLIATDITDAANCQKIVDTALEKLGGIDILFNNAAYQMMVENIKDLKEDQWIHTFNTNIHPIFYLSKYALPHMKKGATIINNASINAYIGRPDLLDYTSTKGAVISFTRGLSNQYCDKGIRVNAIAPGPVWTPLIPATMNEKAQKEFTSPIGRPSQPSEIATCVVFLASTDSASITGQTIHCNGGVIVNG from the exons ATGACAGACAAATCCCAGTTCGAGGAAG GTTACAAGGTGCCGGTCACAGACCAGAGCTTCCCCGGCAAGGAGGGAAAGCTGCCCGTCACCCCTCTTTTCGACAGAGTCCCAACTGCAGATGGCGGCTCCAAGCTGTATCAAGCTGCAGGAAAGCTTGAAGGCCTGAAAGCCGTCATTACTGGTGGTGACTCTGGCATCGGCCGCGCCACAGCAATTCTCTTTGCCATGGAGGGCGCCGATTCGCTCATTGCGTATCTCCctgacgaggaggaggatgctCAGGAAACCAAGAAGCGTGTCGAGTCCTATGGTCGCAAATGCCACCTCATCGCAACTGATATCACTGATGCCGCCAATTGCCAAAAGATTGTCGACACTGCGCTGGAGAAGCTCGGCGGCATCGACATCCTCTTCAACAATGCCGCATACCAGATGATGGTCGAGAATATCAAGGACTTGAAGGA GGACCAGTGGATTCACACTTTCAACACCAATATCCACCCCATTttctacctttctaaataCGCCTTACCTCACATGAAGAAGGGCGCAACCATTATCAACAACGCCAGCATCAACGCTTATATCGGCCGTCCTGATCTCTTGGATTACACCTCCACTAAGGGCGCCGTCATCTCCTTCACTCGTGGGTTGAGCAATCAATACTGCGACAAGGGCATTCGCGTCAACGCGATTGCACCCGGCCCGGTCTGGACTCCATTGATCCCCGCGACCATGAATGAAAAGGCTCAAAAGGAGTTCACAAGTCCCATTGGACGCCCGTCGCAGCCTTCAGAGATTGCGACGTGTGTGGTTTTCCTGGCTTCCACCGACAGTGCAAGCATCACCGGACAGACGATCCACTGCAACGGCGGTGTCATTGTCAACGGCTAA